In a single window of the Pseudodesulfovibrio profundus genome:
- a CDS encoding virulence RhuM family protein — protein sequence MPNNNERPQGELLVYQGKGLDKPLQVRLEGESVWLTQKQLADLYGTSVSNINQHISSIYEDEELLPEATIKKYLIVQTEGTRQVKRLIDHYNLDMIIAVGFRVRSKLGSQFRRWATDRLNEYLVKGFTLDDERLKGESSGADYFEELLARIREIRASEARVYLMIRNIFSLAADYREGEKATHNFFATMQNKMHYAATKLTAGEIVKTRANAELRDMGLTNYKGSRVLKRDVETAKNYLDEKEIDTLNRITVMFLDQAEFRAQRRQNILMEDWKGFLDKFLSDVDLPVLEGAGSVSREAAVAHAKAEYDKFAEKRRLEEQQEADKTYIEDLRTSARALEQERKVGRDGK from the coding sequence ATGCCGAATAACAACGAACGCCCACAGGGCGAACTCCTTGTCTACCAGGGAAAAGGCCTGGATAAACCGCTTCAGGTGAGGCTTGAAGGTGAATCCGTATGGCTGACTCAAAAACAGTTGGCAGATCTTTACGGGACCTCTGTTTCCAACATAAATCAACACATTTCTTCCATTTACGAAGATGAAGAGCTGTTGCCCGAGGCAACTATTAAGAAATACTTAATAGTTCAAACTGAGGGAACTCGGCAGGTCAAGCGCCTGATTGACCACTACAATTTGGACATGATCATTGCCGTCGGTTTCCGGGTTCGCTCCAAGCTGGGTAGCCAGTTCCGCAGGTGGGCAACGGACCGTTTGAACGAATACCTCGTCAAAGGGTTTACTCTGGATGATGAACGCCTCAAGGGCGAATCCAGCGGGGCTGACTACTTTGAAGAGTTACTGGCGCGTATCCGTGAGATTCGAGCGAGTGAAGCTCGTGTCTATCTGATGATCCGCAATATCTTTTCACTGGCAGCCGACTATCGCGAGGGCGAGAAGGCAACCCACAATTTCTTTGCGACCATGCAAAACAAGATGCACTACGCCGCAACAAAACTGACTGCAGGCGAGATCGTCAAAACCCGCGCCAACGCAGAATTGCGCGACATGGGGCTGACGAACTACAAAGGGTCACGGGTGCTGAAAAGGGATGTCGAGACGGCCAAAAACTACCTCGACGAAAAGGAAATCGATACACTCAATCGTATCACCGTGATGTTCCTGGATCAGGCCGAGTTTCGCGCTCAGCGGCGACAGAATATCCTTATGGAAGACTGGAAGGGTTTTCTCGACAAGTTCTTGAGCGATGTGGATCTCCCTGTGCTTGAGGGCGCAGGAAGCGTCAGCCGCGAAGCTGCTGTGGCTCATGCCAAAGCGGAATACGACAAGTTCGCCGAGAAGCGACGTCTTGAAGAACAGCAAGAGGCCGACAAGACCTACATTGAGGACTTGAGAACATCTGCCAGGGCTTTGGAGCAGGAACGGAAGGTGGGACGTGATGGGAAGTAG
- a CDS encoding IS5 family transposase: protein MLLFLHPKEEGMAIRQKGPRLGDYFLGHRRTKTTFLDEINELIDWQPINAFLCKKIRRKANAVGNPAYPPLAMFKILLLQRWYNLSDPGVEQALLDRLSFVRFTGFSIEDDVPDETTICRFRNGLIRLKVLDSLLDMLNRQLEGQGLLVREGAVVDASVVESQRRPRKVIDVMPEDRSEDAEEQDGPVDCRVSYSDDEEAAWLRKRNRAYYGYKLHAATDSRDGFLLCGHITPANHSDTGEFERLVNGVGLDPGARVYADKGYCSGKNRDILFDRDLEDGTMDKTPRGGRLTDFEKTRNRDISSIRQIVERAFGTLKRGYAFFRSRYVGREKVEGEFHILAMAFNLKKAVRLARA, encoded by the coding sequence ATGCTATTATTTCTCCATCCAAAGGAGGAAGGCATGGCTATTCGGCAGAAAGGACCTCGGTTGGGTGATTACTTCCTGGGGCACCGCAGAACCAAGACCACATTTCTGGATGAGATCAACGAACTCATCGACTGGCAGCCCATCAACGCCTTTCTGTGCAAGAAGATCAGGCGCAAGGCCAACGCCGTGGGCAATCCCGCCTATCCGCCTCTGGCGATGTTCAAGATTCTGCTCTTGCAGCGTTGGTACAACCTGAGTGATCCGGGCGTGGAGCAGGCGCTGCTCGACCGGCTCTCCTTTGTCAGATTTACCGGTTTTTCCATCGAGGACGACGTGCCGGACGAGACCACCATATGCCGTTTCCGTAACGGTTTGATCCGCCTGAAGGTGCTGGACTCCTTGCTCGACATGCTTAACCGCCAGCTTGAAGGACAAGGGCTTCTTGTCCGTGAGGGAGCCGTGGTGGACGCCTCGGTAGTCGAGTCGCAGCGGCGGCCGCGCAAGGTTATCGACGTGATGCCTGAGGACCGTTCCGAGGACGCCGAAGAACAGGATGGGCCGGTGGACTGCCGGGTCAGCTATTCGGATGACGAGGAGGCGGCCTGGCTCCGCAAGAGAAATCGGGCCTATTACGGCTACAAGCTCCATGCCGCGACGGACAGTCGAGACGGGTTTCTGCTCTGTGGTCACATCACTCCCGCGAACCATTCGGACACGGGCGAATTCGAGCGGCTCGTGAATGGCGTCGGCCTTGATCCCGGCGCACGGGTTTATGCGGACAAGGGCTATTGCAGCGGGAAGAACCGGGACATTCTGTTTGATCGCGATTTGGAGGACGGAACCATGGACAAGACGCCTCGTGGCGGCAGGCTGACAGACTTCGAAAAGACCCGCAACCGTGACATCAGCAGCATTCGGCAAATAGTCGAGCGGGCCTTCGGCACACTCAAACGTGGCTACGCATTCTTTCGGTCCCGATACGTGGGTCGTGAGAAGGTGGAGGGAGAGTTCCACATCCTCGCCATGGCGTTCAATTTGAAAAAAGCTGTTCGACTGGCGCGAGCCTGA
- a CDS encoding reverse transcriptase domain-containing protein, whose product MSMCAAIKIEDYFTLDNISEVYDKRIRSKSGRGIDRTSVVDFDKDAEGHFEVIRRKCTNSTYRFSPYLQRLILKGPKKFPRSISIPTVRDKIVLSILNSVLQDAFPDSVKRELPNVKVRNLAKALNKSNGARSLHRVDVEAYYDNIDHEQLFSELDSSDLASEFLTLIRRAVRNPTVPEGYHREDRQNYANKDGKGVPQGLPISNVLAEIYLKDTDEVLEKLCFHYDRYVDDIVALTDPEVDFEGVCQSALKDKDLGLNTDKSDFCCKDECTIYLGYTISGSDISVRQSTLEKHLHSISMMFVRLKRDLCASPFRVRALRSAPNLMF is encoded by the coding sequence ATGAGTATGTGTGCAGCAATCAAAATCGAAGATTACTTTACTTTGGATAATATTTCTGAAGTTTACGACAAACGAATCCGATCCAAATCAGGACGTGGAATTGATCGAACATCCGTTGTTGATTTCGATAAAGACGCAGAAGGACACTTCGAGGTTATTAGGAGAAAATGCACAAACTCGACATATCGCTTTTCACCCTACCTCCAACGCTTGATCCTGAAAGGCCCAAAGAAATTTCCGAGATCAATCTCGATTCCTACAGTGAGAGACAAAATAGTTCTAAGCATTTTGAACTCTGTTCTCCAAGACGCTTTCCCAGACAGTGTTAAACGGGAATTGCCCAATGTGAAAGTCAGAAACTTGGCAAAGGCACTCAACAAATCTAACGGGGCGCGAAGCCTTCATAGAGTGGATGTCGAAGCATATTATGACAACATTGATCACGAGCAACTATTTTCTGAATTAGACTCAAGTGACTTGGCAAGTGAATTTTTAACCCTCATTCGAAGAGCGGTAAGAAACCCTACAGTCCCTGAAGGTTACCACAGAGAAGATCGGCAAAACTATGCCAACAAAGACGGCAAAGGTGTCCCTCAAGGTCTTCCGATTTCAAATGTACTCGCAGAGATATACCTCAAAGATACAGATGAAGTGCTTGAGAAGCTTTGCTTCCACTACGACCGATATGTCGACGACATCGTAGCATTGACCGACCCAGAAGTTGATTTTGAGGGAGTGTGTCAAAGTGCACTTAAGGACAAAGACCTTGGACTGAACACCGACAAATCAGATTTCTGCTGTAAGGACGAGTGCACGATCTACTTGGGGTATACTATTTCCGGCTCCGATATTTCTGTTAGACAAAGCACCTTAGAGAAGCACCTTCACTCCATCTCGATGATGTTCGTCAGACTAAAAAGAGACCTCTGCGCATCCCCTTTTCGCGTCCGTGCCTTGCGCTCCGCACCCAATTTGATGTTCTGA
- a CDS encoding glutamate synthase-related protein, producing the protein MNNWPKSNDVLGCVNRGNTIESGLCTLCRADCQGKCETFLSSLRGREKLYPRDFGLVTAGSGNTTHVGVSYNSLRIQGLNYGATGSTSADQDLLFTDVSLETSFGTKEKTKCKVPFMTGALGSTFIAAKYWDSFAAGCALVGAPIVVGENVVGVDREAELKNGRITKAPELERRIDTYMRYYDGYGAIIVQLNVEDTRNGVAEYVAEKYGDKVIIELKWGQGAKNIGGEIEVTSLDYALFLKKRGYLVDPDPEKQEVQDGYKAGAVKHFARHSRLGYTDLSSYEQVRDDFMNAVKYLRELGFKRISLKTGSYGMEALAMAIKFASEAELELLTMDGSGGGTGMSPWNMMESWGVPSILLHAKAHEYASRLAASGQRVVDMSFAGGFAKESNIFKALAMGAPFTKMICMGRAMMIPGFLGSNIEGVLNPERRQAVNGNWDKLPASVSQYGATAEEIFACYQDVQKVVGKDEMKNVPLGAVGIWCLVDKLSAGLQQLLAGARKFDLNQISRNDIASGNRETAAETGIPFITDVMDETAKKILDM; encoded by the coding sequence ATGAACAATTGGCCTAAAAGTAATGATGTTTTGGGATGTGTGAACCGAGGAAATACCATTGAGTCCGGCCTGTGTACCTTGTGCCGCGCCGACTGCCAGGGCAAATGTGAGACCTTCCTGTCCTCCCTGCGCGGCCGCGAAAAGCTGTACCCCCGCGACTTCGGCCTTGTTACCGCAGGCAGCGGCAACACCACGCACGTCGGTGTTTCCTACAACTCCCTGCGCATCCAGGGCCTGAACTACGGTGCCACGGGTTCCACCAGCGCCGATCAGGACCTGCTGTTCACCGACGTTTCTCTCGAAACATCTTTCGGTACCAAGGAAAAGACCAAGTGTAAGGTTCCTTTCATGACCGGCGCACTCGGCTCCACTTTCATCGCAGCCAAGTACTGGGATTCCTTTGCCGCGGGTTGTGCTCTGGTTGGCGCGCCCATCGTTGTCGGCGAAAACGTCGTCGGCGTTGACCGCGAAGCCGAACTCAAGAACGGACGCATCACCAAGGCTCCCGAGCTGGAACGCCGCATCGACACCTACATGCGCTACTACGATGGCTACGGTGCAATCATCGTTCAGCTCAACGTCGAAGACACCCGTAACGGTGTTGCCGAGTACGTTGCTGAGAAGTACGGCGACAAGGTCATCATCGAGCTGAAATGGGGCCAGGGCGCCAAGAACATCGGTGGCGAGATCGAAGTCACCAGCCTTGATTACGCTCTGTTCCTGAAGAAGCGTGGCTACCTCGTCGATCCCGATCCTGAAAAACAGGAAGTACAGGATGGCTACAAGGCCGGTGCGGTCAAGCATTTCGCCCGTCACAGCCGTCTGGGTTACACCGACCTGTCCTCCTATGAGCAGGTTCGCGACGACTTCATGAATGCAGTCAAATACCTCCGCGAACTCGGCTTCAAGCGCATTTCCCTCAAAACCGGCTCCTACGGCATGGAAGCGCTGGCCATGGCTATCAAGTTCGCCTCCGAAGCTGAACTTGAACTGTTGACCATGGACGGCTCCGGCGGCGGAACCGGCATGAGCCCCTGGAACATGATGGAAAGCTGGGGCGTTCCCTCTATCCTGCTCCACGCCAAGGCACACGAATATGCTTCCCGCCTCGCCGCCAGCGGCCAGCGCGTGGTCGACATGTCCTTTGCCGGTGGTTTCGCCAAGGAGAGCAACATCTTCAAGGCCCTCGCCATGGGTGCTCCGTTCACCAAGATGATCTGCATGGGTCGCGCAATGATGATCCCCGGCTTCCTCGGCTCCAACATCGAAGGCGTGCTCAACCCCGAACGCCGCCAGGCCGTCAACGGCAACTGGGACAAGCTGCCCGCTTCCGTTTCCCAGTACGGTGCCACCGCAGAAGAAATCTTCGCCTGCTACCAGGACGTCCAGAAGGTCGTCGGTAAGGATGAAATGAAGAACGTACCTCTCGGAGCCGTCGGCATCTGGTGCCTCGTCGACAAGCTCTCCGCCGGACTCCAACAGCTCCTGGCCGGTGCCCGCAAGTTCGACCTGAACCAGATCTCCCGCAACGACATCGCCTCCGGCAACCGCGAGACCGCTGCCGAAACCGGCATCCCGTTCATCACCGACGTCATGGACGAGACCGCCAAAAAGATTCTGGACATGTAA
- a CDS encoding restriction endonuclease subunit S domain-containing protein, producing the protein MGSREQQILKKGSVDNVQQYTISDLIKLDIIEKPMDGNHGGIHPKGDDFVSSGVPFVAASDINNGTLSFRTCKYIKQSQANQLRKGFAEEGDVLLTHGAVPDNSFGLSVWQCEKVV; encoded by the coding sequence ATGGGAAGTAGAGAGCAACAAATTTTGAAAAAAGGAAGTGTTGACAACGTTCAGCAATATACAATTAGTGATCTAATTAAATTAGATATTATTGAGAAACCAATGGATGGAAACCATGGAGGAATTCATCCTAAGGGTGATGATTTCGTTTCTAGTGGCGTACCATTCGTTGCAGCTTCAGACATAAACAATGGGACCCTTTCCTTTCGAACCTGCAAATACATAAAACAAAGCCAAGCAAATCAGCTGCGAAAAGGATTTGCTGAAGAAGGAGATGTACTTTTAACACATGGGGCTGTACCAGATAACTCCTTTGGGTTATCGGTATGGCAATGCGAAAAAGTCGTTTGA
- a CDS encoding IS1595 family transposase, translating into MRKSRLSKDKQLRLIEHFVAGTTARCAADLVGVNVKTAAYYFHRLREIIAVEESCEGMDFGEFEVDESYFGGKRKGKRGRGAAGKVPVFGILKRGGKVYTQVIPDAKGKTLLPIIQERIQPDSVVYSDCWYGYNVLDVSAFKHFRINHSKLFADSHNHINGIENFWNQAKRHMRKFNGIPTKHFSLFLKECEWRFNNSNPRSQFKQLKQWVRRHMG; encoded by the coding sequence ATGCGAAAAAGTCGTTTGAGCAAGGACAAGCAGCTTCGTTTAATCGAACATTTTGTGGCTGGCACGACAGCTCGTTGCGCTGCCGATCTGGTTGGTGTGAACGTCAAAACAGCCGCCTATTACTTTCACCGGCTCCGGGAAATCATAGCGGTAGAAGAGTCCTGTGAAGGGATGGATTTTGGCGAATTTGAGGTCGATGAGAGCTACTTCGGTGGCAAGCGAAAGGGCAAAAGAGGACGTGGGGCGGCTGGTAAGGTTCCTGTTTTTGGAATCCTTAAAAGGGGCGGGAAGGTCTATACACAGGTGATTCCTGATGCGAAAGGTAAAACCTTGCTTCCCATTATTCAGGAAAGAATCCAGCCAGACAGTGTGGTTTACTCGGACTGCTGGTATGGCTACAATGTCCTTGATGTGTCAGCGTTCAAACACTTCCGAATCAACCACTCGAAGCTGTTTGCAGATAGCCACAACCACATCAATGGAATCGAGAATTTTTGGAACCAGGCCAAACGCCATATGAGGAAATTCAACGGCATTCCAACCAAGCATTTTTCTCTGTTTTTAAAGGAATGCGAGTGGCGTTTTAATAACAGCAATCCGCGAAGCCAGTTTAAACAACTGAAACAGTGGGTTAGAAGACATATGGGCTAG
- a CDS encoding class I SAM-dependent DNA methyltransferase, producing MTALEQYAFLKKMEKRLWAAACKLLPSLDAAVYKHVVLGLVFLKYVGDSFVQRQDELKAQFADPDHEYYLDDDLEDEELLADELEERDYYTEANVFWVPEKGRWSTLLECVKLNPGSRLPWGAEFKSVGNLLDDAMDAIEKENPVLKNVLTKDFARLQVESSKLAEVMDLINTIPFEHESLKAKDILGHVYEYFLGQFAVAEGKKGGQYYTPKSIVTLIVEMLRPYKGRVYDPACGSGGFFVSSEEFVEAHGGKVGNLSIYGQESNPTTWKLAAMNMAIRGIEFDFGKEPADTFGNDQHSDKRFDYIMANPPFNISGWGANKLADDVRWKYGLPPDGNANFAWMQHMVHHLGPKGKMALLLANGSMSTATNGEADIRQKIVDADLVECIVALPGQLFTNTQIPACIWFLNKDKSNGQNIETLRDRSGEVLFIDARNCGYMIDRVLRDFDREKDILRIAQTLLNWQMGDKAETPYEDEAGFCASVELKDIRKHDYVLTPGRYVGAREEEDDGIPFGEKMAALTSTLFEQLEEGRRLDSVIRENLKKLGFGRQ from the coding sequence ATGACAGCGTTGGAACAATATGCGTTTCTCAAGAAAATGGAGAAGCGGCTGTGGGCTGCCGCTTGTAAGCTCCTGCCTTCGCTCGATGCGGCGGTGTATAAACACGTCGTGCTCGGGTTGGTCTTCCTGAAATATGTGGGCGACAGTTTTGTGCAGCGGCAGGACGAGCTGAAGGCTCAGTTCGCTGACCCCGACCATGAGTACTATCTTGATGACGACCTGGAAGACGAAGAGCTTCTTGCTGACGAGCTTGAGGAGCGCGACTACTACACCGAAGCCAACGTGTTTTGGGTGCCGGAGAAAGGGCGTTGGTCCACCCTGCTCGAATGCGTGAAGCTTAACCCCGGTTCCAGGTTACCTTGGGGGGCAGAATTCAAGAGCGTGGGCAACCTGCTTGATGATGCCATGGACGCCATCGAGAAGGAGAACCCGGTCCTCAAGAATGTGCTGACCAAGGACTTTGCGCGGCTTCAGGTGGAAAGCTCCAAGCTGGCCGAGGTCATGGACCTGATCAACACCATTCCGTTTGAGCATGAAAGTTTGAAAGCCAAGGATATCCTGGGCCATGTCTATGAATACTTCCTAGGGCAGTTCGCGGTAGCCGAGGGCAAGAAAGGCGGTCAGTATTACACGCCCAAATCGATTGTTACGCTGATCGTTGAAATGCTTCGCCCGTACAAAGGGCGTGTGTATGACCCGGCTTGCGGCTCCGGTGGCTTCTTCGTTTCCAGCGAGGAATTTGTCGAGGCCCATGGTGGAAAGGTCGGCAACTTGTCCATTTACGGGCAGGAGTCCAACCCGACTACGTGGAAGTTGGCGGCAATGAACATGGCTATCCGTGGCATTGAGTTCGACTTCGGTAAGGAGCCTGCCGACACCTTTGGCAATGACCAGCACTCGGACAAGCGCTTTGACTACATCATGGCCAACCCGCCGTTTAATATCAGCGGATGGGGTGCGAACAAGCTGGCTGACGACGTGCGCTGGAAGTACGGCCTGCCGCCGGATGGCAACGCCAACTTCGCGTGGATGCAGCACATGGTCCACCACCTTGGGCCCAAGGGCAAAATGGCTCTGCTGCTCGCCAATGGTTCCATGTCCACCGCTACCAATGGTGAGGCGGACATTCGTCAGAAGATCGTTGATGCGGACCTCGTGGAATGCATCGTGGCCCTGCCTGGACAGCTTTTTACCAACACGCAGATCCCGGCTTGCATCTGGTTCCTGAACAAGGACAAATCCAACGGACAGAATATCGAGACGTTACGGGACCGTTCCGGCGAGGTGCTGTTCATCGACGCCCGGAATTGCGGTTACATGATCGACCGCGTTTTGCGAGACTTTGACCGCGAAAAGGACATCCTGCGGATCGCGCAGACCCTGCTGAACTGGCAGATGGGCGATAAGGCCGAGACGCCGTATGAGGACGAGGCCGGATTCTGTGCTTCGGTCGAATTGAAGGATATCCGCAAGCACGACTATGTGCTGACTCCGGGCCGATACGTTGGCGCTCGCGAGGAAGAGGACGATGGCATCCCCTTTGGAGAAAAGATGGCGGCTTTGACCTCGACACTGTTCGAGCAGCTGGAAGAGGGACGGCGGTTGGATAGCGTGATTCGGGAAAATCTAAAGAAGTTGGGATTTGGGAGACAGTAG
- a CDS encoding restriction endonuclease subunit S: MLTPQVTYYRVKDQSKLSNKFLKYYFDSADFQSTLGSWAGGGSTRAYLSITNQHGLPIILPPLKTQKAIAHILGTLDDKIELNRRMNETLEAMAQALFKSWFVDFDPVKSKMEGRQPEGMDAATAALFPDKLVESELGLIPEGWKVGSLGDLAKLNAKSWTKKRHPETVQYVDLANTKNGVIEQVVEYDFEEAPSRARRALFEGDTIVGTVRPGNRSYAYIGPGDTRLTGSTGFAVLTPQEKLWRELVYIAATCDESIERLAHLADGAAYPAVKPNIVAETAVVIPDKSVGEAFHQIVSSFFAQTSAQKKQNIALVQSRDALLPKLISGELSVAEVEKQLESVL, from the coding sequence GTGCTAACCCCTCAAGTGACTTACTATCGGGTTAAAGATCAGTCTAAGCTGTCGAACAAATTTCTCAAGTACTACTTCGATTCGGCAGATTTCCAATCTACTCTTGGAAGCTGGGCAGGTGGTGGTTCAACTCGTGCTTACTTAAGCATTACGAATCAGCATGGCTTACCTATAATTCTCCCTCCTCTCAAAACCCAGAAAGCCATAGCCCACATCCTCGGCACGCTGGACGACAAGATCGAACTGAACCGGCGCATGAATGAGACGCTGGAGGCCATGGCGCAGGCGCTGTTCAAGAGTTGGTTCGTGGACTTCGACCCGGTCAAGTCGAAGATGGAAGGCAGGCAGCCCGAAGGCATGGATGCGGCAACAGCGGCCCTCTTCCCCGACAAGCTGGTGGAGTCCGAACTTGGCCTGATCCCTGAGGGGTGGAAGGTTGGTAGTCTTGGTGACCTTGCCAAACTTAATGCGAAGTCATGGACAAAAAAAAGGCATCCTGAGACTGTTCAATACGTAGATTTAGCAAATACCAAGAATGGTGTTATCGAGCAGGTCGTCGAGTATGATTTTGAGGAAGCACCCTCACGAGCACGGAGAGCCCTATTTGAAGGTGACACGATTGTTGGGACTGTGAGGCCTGGAAATCGTTCATACGCTTATATTGGACCAGGAGATACGCGGCTAACAGGAAGCACTGGATTTGCCGTGTTGACTCCACAAGAAAAGCTTTGGCGAGAACTTGTTTACATTGCAGCTACTTGTGATGAATCAATTGAGAGATTAGCCCATCTTGCTGATGGTGCAGCATATCCTGCGGTAAAGCCAAATATTGTAGCTGAAACGGCTGTTGTCATTCCAGACAAATCTGTAGGTGAGGCCTTTCACCAAATAGTGTCATCCTTCTTTGCTCAAACAAGTGCGCAGAAGAAGCAGAATATAGCCTTGGTTCAATCTCGGGATGCCCTCCTCCCCAAGCTCATATCCGGCGAACTCTCAGTCGCTGAAGTCGAAAAACAACTGGAATCCGTCTTGTAA
- a CDS encoding RipA family octameric membrane protein, whose amino-acid sequence MSKEPLTYKYWNHMFNAPKASVINEHNECLEAGTKSRLQEAYDKAHEVRQFEIELYWKRALYFWGFEAAFMLAFGTLLAKGNGTTGQFYFLFLVSIFACFFTLLWRVALKGSKQWQENWESHIDMLEECISGNLYKTVLHNKNNDVFYSVSKVNEAINSLIIAMWIVIGGVCLCIAPTISNPNNNEADLFWLGCLGIFLIAAFSIIFGWLLAVKLRTNFKTKKNELTMINRVAPSVEASDAE is encoded by the coding sequence ATGTCAAAGGAACCGCTGACATATAAATACTGGAACCATATGTTCAACGCGCCTAAAGCGTCAGTAATCAATGAGCACAATGAATGCCTTGAAGCTGGAACAAAATCCCGACTCCAAGAAGCGTACGACAAGGCACACGAAGTCCGACAGTTTGAGATAGAACTTTACTGGAAGCGAGCTTTGTATTTCTGGGGGTTTGAAGCCGCATTTATGCTGGCGTTTGGCACATTGTTAGCGAAAGGAAACGGGACTACTGGGCAGTTCTATTTTCTTTTTTTAGTTAGTATTTTTGCATGCTTTTTCACACTTTTATGGCGGGTAGCTTTAAAAGGATCAAAGCAATGGCAAGAAAATTGGGAATCACACATTGATATGCTCGAAGAATGTATTTCTGGAAATCTTTACAAAACAGTTCTTCATAACAAAAACAATGATGTTTTCTACTCTGTTAGTAAAGTTAACGAGGCAATAAACAGCCTTATTATTGCAATGTGGATAGTAATTGGTGGAGTTTGTTTATGTATAGCCCCTACGATCTCTAACCCCAATAACAATGAAGCTGATTTGTTTTGGTTGGGTTGTCTTGGTATCTTTTTAATTGCTGCTTTTTCAATAATATTCGGGTGGTTGCTAGCAGTAAAGTTGAGAACCAATTTTAAAACAAAAAAAAATGAGCTTACGATGATCAACAGAGTTGCCCCTTCAGTTGAGGCCAGCGATGCCGAATAA